A segment of the Actinomycetota bacterium genome:
GCTCCACGAAATAAAGGAATCGCTCGGGAAAAACGCCTTCCGCTGTGGGAAGACCAAAATCATACTGAGCTAAAACCTTGGTGGACAAATGTCCCATCATCAATCCGATCTCAGTGGTGATGGATATCTGACCCACCTTTCTTAATACCTTCCCACCGGGATAAACTGAGGATAGGTAGGTCTGTAAAGCTTCCCAGTAACTCTTCGCCAATGGCTTAAGGAGAGATTTAATATTCCCCATGTTCATAACAATCCACTCGGTCCTATCAAATACGCAAACCAGATCGGTGGATGTCCATGGGTTTCCCACATAATCTGCAATCTTGGGTCGAACCATTTCCAACATGTTACAATAAGCATCCATTAAGCTTTCACGATCGAAAGGAGCTTTAGTTCCCGTATCCGAGAGGTCGAAGGCAATACCCGTGGCAACCTCCCAATTTATGAGAGATTCTGAGGGAGAGAATAGTTGGATTCCCAGCTTCTCCAGAAACCTGTACATCTTCTCAAGGGCGATTTCCCATTGCATATTTTCCACCAAGGCGATGATATCATGAAAAATGCTGATCCGAAATAAATTGAGAGACCTCGGATAAAAAGGTGGGTAGGGTTAAATCTCATCTGGTGAAGACACTAAGCTATGGAGAAGGCAACCGCTGCAGAGCCGGCCAATGTCCCTCGGATCCTTGTGGGTAGGGATGCTCTGCTCTATGGCAGCTTTCTTCAACTTGTCGAAATTATCAGGGTAGAGCAATCCTATGGAAGAGGCTCGCATGGCTGACCCGCAACCAGTGGAATATAAACGCTTTGCTCATGGGAGATACCCCGATAAAGTCTTCTGCAAGCCCTCGTGCAGGTGTAACCCCATTCATTATATTCTAATATTCTTAAGAATTTTGGAAGATTTGATATAAATGGAGGAATAAATCGATTGTAGGAGTTTAGATCAACTCCTTATGCTTTTTGGACATTAATGGCCAGCTGGCGTTAGACCACTACAACCGAAAATAGACCCACGAGATGATATAAGACCACAAGGAGAAAGATGGTTAGGGGGATTAGGGTTGCCCGCGGTGAAAGTCTCCAAAGTAAATATATGAGTATAGGGACCATGAGAAATTTATAACCCCAAAATAAGTGGGTGGATAATCCATGCAATGGATTGGCCTCCACGGCGAGACCAAAATGTGATTCTAAAATCGTCAATAATCCATCTAAAAAATTGAAATAGATGAGTAAAAAGAGCATATTAAATTATTTCTTCCACAGAGTATATTTTTCCTCTTTATTTTAGGGTCAGACCTCTCCATAGCTATTTACCTGCGGTATTAAAACCTTATTTCAAATTTTAGAGAATTAGCAACCATTGGGTCTTCTAAAATCGATATTAGTCGTCAAAAAATGTAATTAATGATTTATTGCGCCTGATTAATGGTGGTGTGGAGGTCTGACCCTTGGAGTTTGATCATGTAAGTTCCATGGAGGTCATAACCAAGCCGTCGATAATATTCCCGGACTCCGACGCCGGAGATCACCGCCATTTTTCTTATTCCAAATTCCATTAGGGCGATATCTTCGGCCTCTTTTATCAGCTTCATGCCCAGGCCTCGGTGCTGTGCGGCTTCTCTTATTTCCCCCAAGGGGACAAGCTCACCATAGGTGTGCACTTCCCTAATGATAGCCGCTCCCTCAAGTTCGGGAATGAAGTGCTTCTCGCCGCTGAAGTGATGGGAGGGAATTCGTAGACGCAAGAAGGAAAGAATGTGCTCACGCTGAGGATCTTCAAAACTTAAGAAAATTTCCCGACCCCCCGAGGCCTGATAATCATGGCGAAAGAGAATGGCATTCCCAAGCTCCCTGAAGTCAACCTCACCCCTTATCTCTCTGCACCGAATGCATCGACATCGCCAACCTCTCTTTCGCATTTCCTTCGCCACAAGCTGACGCAAATTCACTTTCTTTACCCCAGCCTCAATTCTTGGTGAGGGAATATCCCTGAAAAGACGGGAGATCCGGACATAATAAGGCAAGGATTTCTTCACCTCAGCCAAGAGGAAGACCACTTCTTCCTCACCATAAGGCTCGTATCTTCCCTCTCGCCACCAGTTATAAAGCTCGGCTTCCTTGACCACAACACAGGGATATATCTTCAACTGATCCGGTCGGAAATCCGGATTCTCAAAAAGTATTTTGAACATTTGACCATCGCGACTGAGTTCAGAACCAGGGAGATTGGGCATGATATGGTAACCCACTTTGAATCCGGCATCTTTTAGAAGACGAGTTGCGCTTATGGTTTCTTGCGTGAGATGACCTCTCTGGATCAGCTTCAAAACATCATCATAGATGCTCTGCACTCCGAGTTCGACTCTCGTCGCTCCCAATCTTCTCACCCAAAGGATCTCTTCACCATCTATGCAATCCGGACGGGTCTCCAACGTTAAACCCACACATCGATGAGGTGCTCTTTCATTGACCCCAAAAGCCTCATCGAGATCCTCCGTGTCGCACTCGTTCAGTGCATCAAAGCTGCCCCTGATG
Coding sequences within it:
- a CDS encoding DUF5658 family protein; protein product: MLFLLIYFNFLDGLLTILESHFGLAVEANPLHGLSTHLFWGYKFLMVPILIYLLWRLSPRATLIPLTIFLLVVLYHLVGLFSVVVV
- a CDS encoding tRNA uridine(34) 5-carboxymethylaminomethyl modification radical SAM/GNAT enzyme Elp3 — encoded protein: MSDKNKFSLEETIIKRAIEEKVFTFDAFQKTERAVLRAFKQPFPKGADLLRTYRRMVAQGKIGRNESLERVLRLNRIRTLSGVAVVAILTKPFECPGLCIYCPSEKDIPKSYLADEPAVMRAVLNDFDPRRQVEMRLRALELTGHPTDKIELIVMGGTFSTLDRDYQVDFIRGSFDALNECDTEDLDEAFGVNERAPHRCVGLTLETRPDCIDGEEILWVRRLGATRVELGVQSIYDDVLKLIQRGHLTQETISATRLLKDAGFKVGYHIMPNLPGSELSRDGQMFKILFENPDFRPDQLKIYPCVVVKEAELYNWWREGRYEPYGEEEVVFLLAEVKKSLPYYVRISRLFRDIPSPRIEAGVKKVNLRQLVAKEMRKRGWRCRCIRCREIRGEVDFRELGNAILFRHDYQASGGREIFLSFEDPQREHILSFLRLRIPSHHFSGEKHFIPELEGAAIIREVHTYGELVPLGEIREAAQHRGLGMKLIKEAEDIALMEFGIRKMAVISGVGVREYYRRLGYDLHGTYMIKLQGSDLHTTINQAQ